The Calditrichota bacterium genome includes the window AGCCTCGGCAGCAAGATGCGCTCATACCCGCCGCCGCCTATGGTCGCATCGACGTACACACCCTGCGGCCGCGGCAGCCAGTAGCGCGCCACTGCCTCAACAAGTACAGGCTCATGGAATATCACGGGCAGATGAACGACCTCATGCCCTCTCTTCAGTCGGCGCGGGCCCGTTCCCCAGTTCCGGAGCCCCTCTGGCCTGCGCCAGATTGCCGAACATCTCCGCGAACTCTTGCTCCACCTCCTGAATCGCTTGCTGGAGCAAGCTCGGGTTCCATACTTCCAGGTGGTCCACTACCCCACCGACAATCGCCTCATCTTCAATGTGGGCATGTTCGCGCAAGTTCGCAGGAAGAGCTATTCTCCCCTGCGGATCGAACTGCACCAGCATGCTGGGCATCGCCCACCGACGATTGAAGCGATACTTCTGCTTGAGATTGCCCCATTGGCTCTCGAACAACTTGGTGAGACGCGCCCATTCATCCAGAGGATAGGCATAAATGCACGGCTCGATGCCCTGCATCAGAATCAAGCCGTCCCGGGACTCAACCGAAAGGAGCGCACGGAACTTGGCGGGGATGCTGATGCGACCCTTCTGGTCGACGGCAAC containing:
- a CDS encoding division/cell wall cluster transcriptional repressor MraZ, with protein sequence MPIVQTLDPSQSLYTEFQGYSKVAVDQKGRISIPAKFRALLSVESRDGLILMQGIEPCIYAYPLDEWARLTKLFESQWGNLKQKYRFNRRWAMPSMLVQFDPQGRIALPANLREHAHIEDEAIVGGVVDHLEVWNPSLLQQAIQEVEQEFAEMFGNLAQARGAPELGNGPAPTEERA